Proteins from a single region of Labedella gwakjiensis:
- a CDS encoding ScbR family autoregulator-binding transcription factor, whose translation MSMRRTPQQERSHETQRNVVEGAAVVFDRVGYGSASLSMIAEQSGISQGAMYFHFKSKEQIALAVVHEQHNRSIPLMESIAQQSTSVFEQLVRVSRGVADQLLSDAVVRAGIRLAIEEGTLGEPAGGFYTVWVESTASLLETALTDGVLVSRLNSADLARALIGNFTGVQLMSQAISGRKDLLASLANMWLVLVDTIVPADERDAAVALVHSVFDAA comes from the coding sequence ATGTCGATGCGTCGTACGCCGCAGCAGGAGCGCTCACACGAGACGCAGCGCAACGTCGTGGAGGGTGCAGCGGTCGTCTTCGATCGTGTGGGGTACGGCAGCGCGAGCCTCTCGATGATCGCCGAGCAGTCCGGCATCTCCCAGGGGGCGATGTACTTCCACTTCAAGTCGAAGGAGCAGATCGCGCTCGCCGTGGTGCACGAACAGCACAACCGCTCCATCCCGCTCATGGAGTCGATCGCGCAGCAGAGCACCTCCGTCTTCGAACAGCTCGTGCGCGTCTCCCGTGGAGTGGCCGATCAGCTCCTGAGCGACGCTGTGGTGCGGGCGGGGATCCGACTGGCCATCGAGGAGGGGACGCTCGGTGAACCGGCGGGTGGTTTCTACACCGTGTGGGTGGAGTCGACGGCGTCGCTCCTCGAGACGGCTCTCACGGACGGCGTGCTCGTCTCGCGGCTAAACTCCGCCGATCTCGCGCGCGCCCTCATCGGCAACTTCACCGGCGTTCAGCTGATGTCGCAGGCCATCTCGGGTCGCAAGGATCTCCTCGCCTCGCTGGCCAACATGTGGCTCGTGCTCGTTGACACGATCGTCCCTGCGGACGAGCGCGACGCGGCCGTCGCGCTCGTCCACAGCGTGTTCGACGCCGCCTAG
- a CDS encoding AvrD family protein, translated as MTYLHAMTPLNLLLPGAVGKTFDDLLGPSAHRYLAESYRRVQRHYRCTVDALDGAATHLRIAGTTSLSYPADWSVGGSRAISPPHFSSVDAVLLTERIAARALAATRPPTDETVTLRHVRLRAGVRAETHLADIPVECEIGAPDGDAHATITARFGDMRVTATLDVRRHDGTPAVFPTDAVLTRTSLVIAGEIEPSHLGAQWASQVLRISEDGHLIDGVHSPTATGGADAATVSVLDLLRLSAQQAQALIYLRDGLERGSANSLWMRQAHFAVGRRDVPAGAPVALHLGIVRDQTLARGGVTWRLFDVTATDGNGSEASASLAYLASAL; from the coding sequence ATGACTTACCTCCACGCGATGACCCCCCTCAACCTGTTGCTCCCCGGAGCCGTCGGCAAGACGTTCGACGATCTCCTGGGCCCGTCGGCTCACCGGTATCTCGCCGAAAGCTACCGTCGTGTGCAGCGGCATTACCGTTGCACCGTCGACGCGCTCGATGGGGCCGCGACGCACCTCCGGATCGCCGGCACCACGTCACTGTCCTACCCAGCGGACTGGTCGGTCGGAGGCTCCCGCGCGATCTCGCCTCCTCACTTCAGCTCGGTGGACGCCGTCCTCCTCACCGAGAGGATCGCGGCGCGCGCCCTCGCCGCGACACGGCCGCCGACGGATGAGACCGTCACCCTCCGACATGTCCGACTCCGCGCCGGGGTACGAGCCGAGACCCACCTCGCCGACATCCCCGTGGAATGCGAGATCGGCGCACCGGACGGCGACGCACACGCGACGATCACGGCGCGCTTCGGAGACATGCGGGTCACGGCCACGCTGGATGTGCGGAGGCATGACGGCACACCGGCGGTCTTCCCCACCGACGCCGTCCTCACGCGGACGTCCCTCGTCATCGCCGGTGAGATCGAACCGTCGCACCTGGGCGCGCAATGGGCGTCACAGGTTCTTCGGATCTCGGAAGACGGCCATCTGATCGACGGCGTGCATTCCCCCACGGCAACAGGCGGAGCAGACGCTGCGACCGTCTCCGTCCTCGACCTCCTGCGCCTGTCGGCGCAGCAGGCACAAGCGCTCATCTACCTGCGTGACGGCCTCGAGCGGGGGTCGGCGAACTCGCTCTGGATGCGGCAGGCGCACTTCGCCGTCGGTCGCCGAGACGTGCCGGCCGGGGCCCCCGTCGCCCTCCACCTCGGCATCGTTCGGGACCAGACACTCGCCCGTGGCGGAGTGACCTGGCGCCTCTTCGACGTGACCGCGACGGACGGCAACGGGTCGGAGGCCTCCGCCTCGCTCGCCTACCTGGCCTCGGCGCTCTAG
- a CDS encoding tryptophan-rich sensory protein, which yields MTATPTRSDRTRQTVVVVSAIVAIIGSFIGSGAVIGTPIQEQVGGALSADATLIAPAGPAFSIWSVIYAGLIAYAIWQLLPSQATRERHRRLGYPIVATLLLNAAWILSVQAGSLWLSWIVIVVLLLALLLTFSRVLVTRTAGQGVVESIVIDGTVGLYLGWVSIATAANITAVLQAAGFDGFGLDPNLWGVVVVIVAGLAGLALALYGRGRLSPTASLAWGLGWVAVSRTTGELVSQPVAVTAVVVAVALVLATVAIRVARGGRGSAQLTSDARP from the coding sequence ATGACCGCCACACCCACCCGTTCGGATCGGACGCGCCAGACTGTCGTCGTCGTCAGCGCGATCGTAGCCATCATCGGGTCTTTCATCGGCTCCGGTGCGGTCATCGGCACGCCCATCCAGGAGCAGGTCGGCGGAGCGTTGAGCGCGGATGCGACGCTCATCGCCCCCGCCGGTCCGGCGTTCTCGATCTGGTCGGTGATCTACGCCGGCCTCATCGCGTACGCGATCTGGCAGCTGCTGCCGTCCCAGGCGACGCGCGAACGGCACCGACGCCTCGGCTATCCGATCGTCGCGACGCTGCTGCTCAATGCCGCATGGATCCTCAGTGTGCAGGCCGGATCGCTCTGGCTCAGCTGGATCGTCATCGTCGTCCTCCTTCTCGCCCTCCTGCTCACCTTCTCCCGCGTGCTCGTCACCCGGACCGCGGGTCAGGGTGTCGTGGAGTCGATCGTGATCGACGGTACGGTCGGCCTCTACCTCGGGTGGGTGTCCATCGCGACGGCGGCGAACATCACGGCCGTCCTGCAGGCGGCCGGCTTCGACGGCTTCGGGCTCGACCCGAATCTATGGGGGGTCGTCGTCGTGATCGTCGCCGGTCTCGCCGGCCTGGCGCTCGCCCTCTACGGTCGTGGACGGCTGTCGCCCACCGCGTCTCTCGCGTGGGGACTCGGTTGGGTCGCGGTCTCGCGTACGACGGGCGAGTTGGTGTCGCAGCCTGTCGCCGTGACCGCCGTCGTGGTGGCCGTGGCCCTCGTCCTCGCCACCGTCGCGATCCGTGTCGCGCGCGGCGGTCGGGGGAGTGCGCAGCTCACGAGTGACGCACGTCCGTGA
- a CDS encoding DHA2 family efflux MFS transporter permease subunit, giving the protein MTAPVAQSSRARWVGLVFISVAVALIIVDSTIVNVAIPSIIDDLGITSTQVQWVQESYTLVFAALLLVFGTLADRFGRRRVLVIGVSVFAASSILAATAQTGDLLIAARVVQGVGGAMVLPTTLSLINATFRGTERAIAFAVWGSTIGGMTAVGPLLGGWLTTYFSWRWAFGINIPLGVVIIVGVLLFVRESRQPVGPGGAPVRVDGVGALLSVVASASLVFGLIEGRAYGWWSTEERLTIGAWSWPFDLSPVPVAFAVAIAAGVAFVAWGRARERAGRSAMLSFALFRIPSFRNGNLAAMIVSLGEFGIILSLPLWLQNVLGFDALQTGLVLVALAVGAFVASGFAGAFGNRIRAVVVVRVGLAAEVAGVAGLGLVIGPDTEWGALIPFLFVYGFGVGLATAQLTGVVLRDVPVEQSGQGSGTQSTARQIGSALGIAVLGTVLYTSAGLQLDASLADRGVPESQRSEIVDQVVDSSGAAIAGLEQDPSMADVVTDAKQAFSDGTRYSAFAAAGFLCVGFAATFRLGTKRDEERAAAEQRAADAVREADAG; this is encoded by the coding sequence GTGACCGCTCCCGTCGCGCAGTCGTCGAGAGCCCGCTGGGTCGGGCTCGTCTTCATCAGCGTCGCCGTCGCGCTCATCATCGTCGACTCCACGATCGTCAACGTGGCGATCCCCTCGATCATCGACGACCTCGGCATCACCTCGACGCAGGTGCAGTGGGTCCAGGAGTCCTACACGCTCGTCTTCGCCGCACTCCTCCTCGTCTTCGGAACGCTTGCAGACCGGTTCGGGCGCCGGCGCGTCCTCGTGATCGGTGTGTCCGTCTTCGCTGCCTCGAGCATCCTGGCGGCGACGGCGCAGACGGGTGATCTGCTCATCGCCGCCCGCGTCGTTCAGGGCGTCGGCGGCGCGATGGTGCTGCCGACCACTCTCTCCCTCATCAACGCGACGTTCCGGGGCACGGAGCGCGCCATCGCCTTCGCCGTCTGGGGATCCACGATCGGCGGAATGACGGCCGTGGGGCCGCTCCTCGGCGGCTGGCTCACCACGTACTTCTCCTGGCGATGGGCGTTCGGCATCAACATCCCTCTCGGCGTCGTCATCATCGTCGGCGTGCTGCTCTTCGTGCGGGAGTCGCGCCAGCCGGTGGGGCCGGGAGGAGCTCCCGTGCGAGTGGACGGCGTGGGTGCGCTGCTGTCGGTCGTGGCGAGCGCGAGTCTGGTGTTCGGTCTCATCGAGGGGCGGGCGTACGGCTGGTGGTCGACGGAGGAGCGGCTCACGATCGGTGCCTGGAGCTGGCCGTTCGACCTCTCTCCGGTGCCCGTCGCCTTCGCCGTCGCGATCGCCGCCGGGGTGGCGTTCGTGGCGTGGGGCCGTGCGCGCGAGCGCGCCGGTCGGAGCGCGATGCTCTCGTTCGCTCTCTTCCGCATCCCGAGCTTCCGCAACGGCAACCTCGCCGCCATGATCGTCTCCCTCGGTGAGTTCGGGATCATCCTCTCCCTCCCGCTCTGGCTGCAGAACGTGCTGGGCTTCGACGCGCTCCAGACGGGTCTCGTGCTCGTAGCGCTCGCGGTGGGGGCGTTCGTCGCCTCGGGGTTCGCCGGCGCGTTCGGGAACCGGATCCGCGCCGTCGTCGTCGTGCGCGTCGGCCTGGCTGCCGAGGTGGCGGGTGTGGCGGGCCTCGGACTCGTCATCGGCCCGGACACCGAGTGGGGCGCGCTCATCCCGTTCCTCTTCGTCTACGGCTTCGGCGTGGGGCTCGCCACGGCGCAGCTCACCGGGGTGGTGCTGCGCGACGTGCCCGTGGAGCAGAGCGGTCAGGGCTCCGGAACGCAGAGTACGGCCCGACAGATCGGCTCGGCGCTCGGTATCGCCGTGCTGGGAACCGTCCTGTACACGTCGGCCGGCCTGCAGCTCGACGCGAGCCTCGCCGACAGGGGAGTACCGGAGTCTCAGCGCTCCGAGATCGTCGACCAGGTGGTCGACAGCTCGGGCGCCGCGATCGCGGGACTCGAGCAGGACCCCTCGATGGCCGACGTCGTCACCGATGCGAAGCAGGCGTTCTCCGACGGAACGCGCTACTCGGCCTTCGCGGCGGCCGGATTCCTCTGCGTGGGATTCGCCGCGACGTTCCGCCTGGGCACCAAGCGCGACGAGGAGCGCGCGGCGGCCGAGCAGCGCGCGGCGGACGCTGTACGGGAGGCGGACGCGGGATAG
- a CDS encoding sensor histidine kinase: MRTAEEITRRSAIDAYEVVGAPPRADLESLVQLAATLCGVSKAVINIIDDRFQHQVAAVGMEPASCTREDSMCARVFQRPGHVTVRDARLDERFADNPFVTGEVANVRFYASSPLITPAGIPIGTLCVFDEDAKDLDPHTSEALKMLAHQVVDVLELHRISTELEKSNEQLAQFAGQVSHDLRNPLMAVSGFLELATDSPEMVNAPEAAKALARAESAADRMARMITDLLHFARVGGTQPRRVPIDLEDLVSSVLEDLHAPIEQTGATVVVDAPFTIVGDETLLGAVVQNLVANALKFSAVSGAMPRIEVHAHEVSAGWRVSVDDNGPGVPRAQRERVFDLMERAVGDEVAGLGIGLSTCRLIVQAHGGSIGIDDSALGGASVWMVLPSVA, from the coding sequence GTGAGGACGGCTGAAGAGATCACACGTCGCTCGGCGATCGACGCCTACGAGGTCGTGGGTGCTCCGCCGCGCGCGGACCTCGAGAGTCTCGTGCAGCTCGCTGCCACGCTGTGCGGGGTGTCGAAGGCCGTCATCAACATCATCGACGACCGGTTCCAGCATCAGGTCGCCGCCGTCGGCATGGAGCCGGCTTCGTGCACGCGCGAGGACTCGATGTGCGCCCGGGTGTTCCAGCGACCGGGCCACGTGACCGTCCGCGACGCGAGACTCGACGAACGCTTCGCCGACAACCCCTTCGTGACGGGAGAGGTCGCGAACGTGCGCTTCTACGCGTCAAGCCCCCTCATCACGCCGGCGGGCATCCCCATCGGCACGCTGTGCGTGTTCGACGAGGATGCGAAGGACCTCGACCCGCACACGAGCGAGGCGCTGAAGATGCTCGCCCACCAGGTGGTCGACGTTCTCGAACTGCACCGGATCTCGACCGAACTCGAGAAGTCGAACGAGCAGCTCGCGCAGTTCGCCGGCCAGGTCAGTCACGACCTCCGGAACCCGCTCATGGCCGTGTCGGGATTCCTCGAACTCGCGACGGACAGCCCCGAGATGGTCAATGCGCCCGAGGCGGCGAAAGCCCTCGCCCGGGCCGAGTCGGCGGCCGACCGGATGGCCCGCATGATCACCGATCTGCTGCACTTCGCGCGCGTGGGAGGCACGCAGCCCCGTCGCGTGCCGATCGATCTCGAGGACCTCGTGAGCTCGGTGCTCGAGGACCTCCACGCGCCGATCGAGCAGACGGGTGCGACCGTCGTCGTCGATGCACCGTTCACGATCGTGGGCGACGAGACGCTCCTCGGTGCTGTCGTGCAGAACCTCGTCGCGAACGCCCTCAAGTTCAGCGCCGTGTCCGGAGCCATGCCCCGCATCGAGGTCCACGCGCACGAGGTGTCGGCCGGATGGCGAGTCTCCGTCGACGACAACGGTCCCGGTGTGCCGCGGGCGCAGCGCGAACGCGTCTTCGACCTCATGGAGCGAGCGGTCGGTGACGAGGTCGCCGGACTCGGCATCGGTCTCTCCACCTGCCGCCTCATCGTCCAGGCTCACGGCGGCAGCATCGGCATCGACGACTCCGCGCTCGGCGGCGCGAGCGTGTGGATGGTGCTTCCGAGCGTCGCGTGA
- a CDS encoding VOC family protein has protein sequence MPGFHHVEIWVADIERASREWGWLLQRVGFALASEWPSGQSWEAGGAYLTLTTSPNLTNDEHDRRRVGLNHLAFHGGSRTVVDALMADAPGHGWTPLYAERYPHAGGDAHYAGWLENTDGFKAEIVADAASTS, from the coding sequence ATGCCGGGATTCCATCACGTCGAGATCTGGGTCGCCGATATCGAGCGCGCGTCACGCGAGTGGGGCTGGCTGCTCCAGCGGGTCGGATTCGCCCTCGCCTCGGAGTGGCCGAGCGGGCAGTCGTGGGAGGCCGGCGGCGCGTATCTCACCCTCACGACGTCGCCGAATCTCACGAACGATGAGCACGACCGGCGACGCGTCGGCCTCAACCACCTCGCGTTCCACGGCGGCTCCCGAACCGTCGTCGATGCGCTGATGGCCGACGCTCCCGGCCACGGATGGACGCCCCTGTACGCGGAGCGCTACCCGCACGCGGGCGGTGACGCACACTACGCCGGTTGGCTCGAGAACACGGACGGTTTCAAGGCCGAGATCGTCGCGGACGCAGCGTCGACGAGCTGA
- a CDS encoding DUF1345 domain-containing protein, with protein sequence MTTAPPKDFGGFWHRAGVRVAAMFVVFIVVGAIVGVSWSWLLAPSAGWIAAAATFSLWAGIVVSRLGADETPLHATREDPTQPVAQALLVLASIASFGAIGLLLFEARSASGDTTLVFAAAALATVTASWLLIQVLFTLRYAALYYRAGGTGIDFNQSEPPRYADFAYLAFTLGMTYQVSDTDLTSSVMRAEVLKHSLLSFVFGVGVLATTINLVTSIAG encoded by the coding sequence GTGACGACAGCACCGCCGAAGGACTTCGGGGGCTTCTGGCACCGGGCCGGGGTCCGCGTCGCCGCCATGTTCGTGGTCTTCATCGTGGTGGGCGCGATCGTCGGCGTCTCCTGGTCGTGGCTCCTGGCCCCCTCGGCCGGGTGGATCGCGGCGGCCGCGACCTTCTCGCTCTGGGCCGGGATCGTGGTCTCCCGGCTCGGCGCCGATGAGACCCCGCTGCACGCGACCCGCGAGGACCCCACGCAGCCTGTCGCCCAGGCACTTCTCGTCCTCGCGAGCATCGCGAGCTTCGGAGCCATCGGCCTCCTGCTCTTCGAGGCCCGGTCGGCGTCCGGCGACACGACACTCGTCTTCGCCGCCGCCGCACTCGCCACGGTGACCGCGTCGTGGCTCCTCATCCAGGTGCTCTTCACCCTGCGCTACGCGGCGCTGTACTACCGGGCGGGCGGCACGGGCATCGACTTCAATCAGAGCGAGCCGCCCCGCTACGCCGACTTCGCCTACCTCGCCTTCACCCTCGGCATGACGTACCAGGTGTCCGACACCGACCTCACGAGCAGCGTCATGCGCGCGGAGGTCCTGAAGCACTCCCTCCTCTCCTTCGTCTTCGGCGTGGGAGTGCTCGCGACCACGATCAACCTGGTCACGAGCATCGCCGGCTGA
- a CDS encoding FecCD family ABC transporter permease translates to MSATTSDPDVTRPRARVRRRRLLVLVVTIVIAVSAGTVAIGTGSYATSPGDVIGALLGSTTERTHLIVIDMRLPRIVAALLVGAALGIAGAVFQTLSRNPLGSPDIIGFSTGSATGALVCLVLVTPSLDPALGAWAGGIGALLVVLLISRSTGLARERTILAGVAFAALLAAVNDYLLTRAPTEVARSATLWLYGSLTATDAGDVAFLAVAVSCLGIVIALYRRDLRTLELGDDVARSLGMRVARSQLVLLLVAAALTGTATAVAGPIGFVALAAPQIARRASGSAGIPVAASAAIGAVLLLLADVAAQRLLAPLQIPVGLVTGAIGGAYLFWLVARTRR, encoded by the coding sequence GTGAGCGCGACGACGTCCGATCCGGACGTCACCCGGCCCCGCGCTCGAGTGAGGAGGCGCCGACTCCTCGTCCTGGTCGTGACGATCGTCATCGCCGTGAGCGCAGGCACGGTCGCGATCGGCACCGGCTCGTACGCGACGAGCCCCGGCGACGTGATCGGCGCGCTTCTCGGCTCCACCACCGAGCGCACCCATCTCATCGTGATCGACATGAGGCTCCCCCGGATCGTCGCCGCACTCCTCGTCGGCGCCGCGCTCGGTATCGCGGGAGCCGTCTTCCAGACCCTCTCGCGGAACCCGCTCGGCAGTCCGGACATCATCGGCTTCAGTACGGGGTCCGCGACGGGCGCGCTCGTCTGTCTCGTCCTCGTCACCCCGTCGCTCGATCCGGCGCTCGGAGCGTGGGCCGGAGGCATCGGAGCGCTGCTCGTGGTGCTGCTCATCTCGCGGAGCACCGGGCTCGCCCGGGAACGTACGATCCTGGCCGGTGTCGCCTTCGCCGCCCTCCTCGCGGCGGTCAACGACTACCTGCTGACGCGCGCCCCCACCGAGGTCGCACGATCGGCCACCCTCTGGCTGTACGGCAGCCTCACCGCGACGGACGCCGGCGATGTCGCGTTCCTCGCCGTGGCGGTCTCCTGCCTCGGCATCGTCATCGCCCTCTACCGACGCGATCTCCGCACTCTCGAACTCGGCGACGATGTGGCGCGCAGCCTCGGCATGCGCGTCGCTCGCTCGCAGCTCGTCCTCCTCCTCGTCGCCGCCGCCCTCACCGGGACGGCGACGGCCGTGGCGGGGCCGATCGGGTTCGTCGCGCTGGCCGCGCCGCAGATCGCCCGCCGCGCCAGTGGTTCGGCGGGTATCCCCGTCGCCGCCTCCGCCGCGATCGGAGCGGTCCTCCTTCTCCTCGCGGATGTCGCCGCGCAGCGTCTACTCGCGCCCCTGCAGATCCCGGTCGGACTCGTGACCGGCGCGATCGGCGGCGCCTACCTGTTCTGGCTCGTGGCCCGGACCCGTCGATGA
- a CDS encoding FecCD family ABC transporter permease, whose product MLTSSRAGTDLLPSTPRRPLASATLLAVVLSASLVAVVLLSLAVGSRLVPIEEVWSALTTGGDGPAAIIVRELRIPRTATAVMVGAALGVAGLLMQASTRNPLADPGLLGVNAGASAAVVVAIAFLGIGTASGYVWFAFLGAAGAAALVHLVGRARSRDDAVGVVLAGIALTACLGAFVGIVTLLDEDTFESYRFWVVGSFERRDLDVTGQLMPFVIAGLVVAALVAPGLNQLALGDDTARALGVRPVAVTLGTGVAVTLLCGAATAAAGPLSFIGLLVAHAVRRVAGPDLRLTLPLSVLAGAVLTVSSDVVGRFITYPGEVEAGIVAAFLGAPVLLWLVMRRMR is encoded by the coding sequence ATGCTCACTTCGTCCCGGGCGGGCACCGACCTCCTCCCCTCCACGCCCCGACGGCCGCTCGCTTCGGCGACCCTTCTGGCCGTGGTTCTGAGCGCGTCGCTCGTGGCGGTCGTGCTGCTCAGCCTCGCCGTGGGGTCGCGGCTCGTCCCCATCGAGGAGGTGTGGAGCGCCCTCACCACGGGCGGTGATGGACCGGCCGCGATCATCGTGCGCGAGCTGCGGATCCCGCGCACCGCGACGGCCGTGATGGTCGGCGCGGCGCTCGGCGTCGCGGGCCTCCTCATGCAGGCGTCGACGCGCAACCCGCTCGCCGATCCGGGTCTCCTCGGGGTGAACGCCGGGGCGTCGGCGGCGGTCGTCGTGGCGATCGCATTCCTCGGCATCGGCACGGCGAGCGGCTACGTGTGGTTCGCGTTCCTCGGGGCGGCCGGCGCCGCCGCACTCGTGCACCTCGTGGGTCGGGCGCGCAGCCGCGACGACGCGGTCGGCGTCGTCCTCGCCGGGATCGCGCTCACGGCGTGCCTCGGCGCATTCGTGGGCATCGTCACGCTCCTCGATGAGGACACGTTCGAGTCGTACCGCTTCTGGGTGGTCGGGTCGTTCGAGCGACGCGACCTCGACGTCACCGGACAGCTCATGCCCTTCGTGATCGCCGGGCTCGTGGTCGCCGCGCTCGTCGCGCCAGGCCTCAACCAGCTCGCCCTCGGAGACGACACCGCCCGAGCGCTCGGCGTGCGGCCCGTCGCGGTGACGCTCGGCACGGGTGTCGCCGTGACCCTCCTGTGCGGAGCCGCCACGGCCGCGGCCGGCCCCCTGTCGTTCATCGGGCTGCTCGTCGCCCACGCCGTCCGACGCGTCGCAGGCCCCGACCTGCGATTGACCCTGCCGCTCTCTGTACTCGCGGGCGCCGTGCTCACCGTGTCGAGCGACGTCGTCGGCCGCTTCATCACCTACCCGGGAGAGGTCGAAGCAGGGATCGTGGCCGCGTTCCTCGGCGCTCCCGTCCTGCTCTGGCTCGTCATGCGGAGGATGAGGTGA
- a CDS encoding iron-siderophore ABC transporter substrate-binding protein → MFFNDFASSSRPSSRSRLRRGGLILAVAALALTGCSASPAPAETAPDAEAGSTGEYTVSREMADGMGSDEADGVFPRTVTHYAGDTELDVAPERIAVVSTGQLDALLSLDVVPTAATRAEYSGLVPPYLLDAFPDDADALDAMADIGERTEPDFEAIAESDPDLILINSVRGADLYDSLSAIAPTVVTLGNGVNWKSDFLLIADALGREGDAQADLDGLHADADAFRETLPDEVPTVSFLQSTGDRTRIMGVPSFTGGLAEDLGLARPESQRFDDTSEEISAEQLELADADWIFYAGNGDGLSLIEDSALWPSLTAVGAGHVASVDLDPYFMNAGPVAARLVLDEITATIG, encoded by the coding sequence GTGTTCTTCAACGACTTCGCCTCCTCGTCCCGTCCGTCCTCTCGATCGCGTCTCCGGCGCGGCGGCCTGATCCTGGCCGTCGCGGCCCTCGCCCTGACCGGGTGCTCCGCCTCCCCGGCCCCCGCCGAGACCGCGCCCGATGCGGAAGCCGGGTCCACCGGCGAGTACACCGTGTCGCGCGAGATGGCAGACGGAATGGGTTCGGACGAGGCCGACGGCGTCTTCCCCCGGACCGTCACCCACTACGCCGGAGACACGGAGCTCGATGTGGCCCCCGAGCGGATCGCCGTGGTGTCGACCGGCCAGCTCGATGCCCTCCTGTCCCTCGACGTCGTGCCCACCGCGGCGACGCGGGCCGAGTACAGCGGACTCGTGCCGCCATACCTGCTGGACGCGTTCCCGGACGACGCCGACGCGCTCGATGCGATGGCGGACATCGGCGAGCGGACGGAACCCGACTTCGAGGCCATCGCCGAGTCGGACCCCGACCTCATCCTCATCAACTCCGTGCGCGGTGCGGACCTGTACGACTCCCTCTCCGCCATCGCGCCCACCGTCGTGACGCTCGGCAACGGTGTGAACTGGAAGAGCGACTTCCTCCTGATCGCCGACGCACTCGGGCGGGAGGGCGACGCGCAGGCCGACCTCGACGGGCTGCACGCCGACGCGGACGCGTTCCGCGAGACTCTCCCCGATGAGGTGCCTACCGTGTCGTTCCTGCAGTCGACGGGGGACCGGACGCGGATCATGGGCGTGCCGTCCTTCACGGGCGGCCTCGCGGAGGACCTCGGGCTCGCGCGCCCCGAGTCGCAGCGGTTCGACGACACGTCGGAGGAGATCAGCGCCGAGCAGCTCGAGCTCGCCGACGCCGACTGGATCTTCTACGCCGGCAACGGCGACGGGCTCTCCCTCATCGAGGACTCGGCGCTGTGGCCGAGTCTCACCGCTGTCGGCGCTGGTCACGTCGCGTCCGTCGACCTCGACCCGTACTTCATGAACGCCGGTCCCGTGGCCGCTCGCCTCGTCCTCGACGAGATCACCGCCACGATCGGCTGA
- a CDS encoding metal-sensitive transcriptional regulator, with product MGATTHGEPSLEEHEAKRKVSNRLRRAQGQLNAVIAAVESDADCRDVVQQLSAVSKALDRAGFLVISTALKDCLTSPDDDSKPRPDELEKLFLSLA from the coding sequence ATGGGCGCGACGACGCACGGCGAACCATCCCTGGAGGAGCACGAGGCGAAGCGGAAGGTGTCCAACCGGCTCCGGCGCGCGCAAGGTCAGCTGAACGCCGTCATCGCTGCCGTCGAGTCCGACGCCGACTGCCGAGACGTGGTCCAGCAGCTTTCCGCCGTATCGAAGGCCCTCGACCGCGCCGGTTTCCTGGTGATCTCGACAGCTCTGAAGGACTGCCTGACGAGCCCGGACGACGACTCCAAGCCGCGCCCGGACGAACTGGAGAAGCTCTTCCTCTCCCTCGCGTGA